The Henckelia pumila isolate YLH828 unplaced genomic scaffold, ASM3356847v2 CTG_461:::fragment_3, whole genome shotgun sequence genome window below encodes:
- the LOC140872360 gene encoding SPX domain-containing protein 2-like — protein MKFWKILRNLINQTLPDWKDKFLSYKELKQHLNLIYPNKVNGILGDERPNKRPRISRKHATQTVAAINEFLNLLLSEINKFNKFVINKEEEYIIKLQMLKDDLVEARCSTAELMKIGRKMVDFHGEMILLENYSALNYIGLLKILKKHDKRSSGDHLIRQGFVQIIVQQPFLRTQVIKDLVKECESMIISHIFSGHQHREPAPSIRGERRGGCVEDISDEELAEMENMYLRLTISALRTLKKIRSGSSSLSIFSMPPMED, from the exons ATGAAGTTTTGGAAGATTTTGAGAAATCTAATCAACCAGACGTTGCCTGACTGGAAAGACAAGTTTTTATCCTACAAAGAACTGAAGCAGCATCTGAATCTCATCTATCCCAACAAGGTTAACGGCATTCTTGGAGACGAGAGGCCCAACAAGCGGCCCCGAATCAGCCGCAAGCACGCTACGCAGACCGTGGCGGCCATAAACGAGTTTCTGAATCTTCTGCTTTCGGAGATCAACAAGTTTAACAAATTCGTGATAAACAAAGAGGAAGAGTACATAATCAAATTGcag ATGCTGAAAGACGACTTGGTCGAGGCTCGATGTTCGACGGCGGAGCTGATGAAAATAGGAAGGAAAATGGTGGATTTTCATGGAGAGATGATCCTCCTAGAGAACTACAGCGCCCTCAACTACATAGGCTTGCTGAAGATCTTGAAAAAGCACGATAAGAGAAGCAGCGGGGATCATCTGATCCGGCAGGGCTTCGTCCAAATAAtcgtgcagcagcccttcttGAGGACGCAGGTGATAAAGGATCTGGTCAAGGAATGCGAGTCGATGATCATCTCCCACATCTTCTCGGGTCACCAGCACCGGGAGCCGGCCCCGAGTATCCGCGGAGAGCGGCGTGGCGGCTGCGTCGAAGATATTTCCGACGAGGAGCTAGCTGAGATGGAAAACATGTATCTGAGGCTTACTATATCAGCCCTGAGGACTCTGAAGAAAATCAGGAGTGGAAGTTCCAGTCTCAGCATCTTCTCCATGCCTCCGATGGAGGATTGA